In Methanosarcina barkeri MS, a single window of DNA contains:
- a CDS encoding nitroreductase family protein has translation METMDAILTRRSIRKYLPDPVKRDVIENVLKAGMNAPSAGDEQPWHFIAIDQHDLLEKISEVHPYAKMLKGTPAAVLVCVDQHAPKFNDFWIQDCSAASQNMLLAAHDLGLGAVWIGVYPVETMIQELRNLLNIPAHVAPFSIIAMGYPAEEKSGRMRYDTSRIHSNSW, from the coding sequence ATGGAAACAATGGACGCAATTTTAACCCGAAGAAGTATCCGAAAGTATTTGCCAGACCCGGTAAAACGGGATGTGATTGAGAATGTTTTAAAAGCCGGAATGAATGCACCATCCGCAGGAGATGAACAGCCCTGGCATTTCATTGCAATTGATCAACATGACCTGCTTGAGAAAATCTCAGAGGTACATCCATATGCAAAGATGCTTAAGGGTACTCCAGCTGCAGTGCTTGTCTGCGTGGATCAGCACGCTCCAAAATTTAACGATTTCTGGATTCAAGACTGTTCGGCTGCAAGTCAAAATATGCTGCTTGCCGCCCACGATTTAGGGCTTGGTGCTGTCTGGATTGGGGTTTATCCTGTTGAAACGATGATTCAGGAACTAAGGAATTTGTTAAATATTCCGGCGCATGTAGCTCCGTTTTCGATTATTGCTATGGGTTATCCGGCAGAGGAAAAATCAGGCAGGATGAGGTATGATACTTCCAGAATCCATAGTAATTCCTGGTAA